Proteins encoded together in one Cicer arietinum cultivar CDC Frontier isolate Library 1 chromosome 4, Cicar.CDCFrontier_v2.0, whole genome shotgun sequence window:
- the LOC101506955 gene encoding reticulon-like protein B5 isoform X1 — protein sequence MAPGDADSFIDKNEEKFHDNNSDSDSYSDSSDDNKKRPPVTAAKSNRTNAVYRLFGRDRPVHKVLGGGKPADILLWRNKRCTGMALGAGTALWVFFELLEYHLITLVCHLMILSLGALFLWSNASVFIHKSPMQIPHVSVPQECVLEVASVLRVETNRVVTALREIGTGRDIKKFLSVVAGLWVISVVGSWFSFLTLFYLFFVSLFTLPLLYEKNEDQVDALAEKAMIEIKKQYAVLDAKVLSQIPIAGFKKD from the exons ATGGCTCCAGGGGACGCGGATTCATTCATCGAtaaaaatgaagagaaatttCACGACAACAACTCCGATTCCGATTCATATTCGGATTCCTCCGACGACAACAAGAAAAGGCCGCCGGTTACGGCAGCTAAATCCAACAGGACCAACGCTGTTTACCGCCTCTTCGGTCGCGATCGTCCCGTTCACAAGGTCTTAGGCGGTGGAAAAC CTGCTGATATTTTACTATGGAGGAACAAGAGATGCACGGGAATGGCACTTGGTGCTGGCACTGCCTTGTGGGTTTTCTTTGAGTTGCTGGAATACCACCTCATTACTCTTGTTTGCCATTTAATGATTTTGTCTCTTGGAGCCCTTTTCTTGTGGTCTAATGCATCTGTCTTTATCCACAA GTCTCCAATGCAAATCCCACATGTTTCAGTTCCTCAGGAATGTGTTCTTGAGGTTGCGTCTGTTCTGAGAGTTGAAACCAACCGAGTAGTCACTGCTTTAAGGGAAATTGGAACTGGGAGAGATATTAAGAAGTTTCTTTCC GTTGTTGCTGGATTGTGGGTTATCTCAGTTGTTGGGAGCTGGTTCAGTTTCTTGACATTGTTCTATTTAT TCTTTGTATCACTGTTCACATTGCCACTGCTATACGAGAAAAATGAAGACCAAGTCGATGCACTAGCTGAGAAGGCAATGATCGAGATCAAGAAACAGTATGCAGTTCTTGATGCTAAGGTTTTGAGCCAGATACCAATCGCGGGGTTCAAGAAGGATTAG
- the LOC101506620 gene encoding F-box protein At5g52880: MSSTPLERYQKLAITDSLSKNYRYPIACKELSFILREAFNQFPKILQSIVFQDTLSAFRLLPQMQTQSAVSAVHLLLQSVEAALPKQKRNMAVTEFKQAMVAHKRRSKAHQVQKGSLQMPQDILIHVFSFLDMQSLVSAGIVCWSWNMAANDNRLWELQYVVLYSGADKQQPMRLDEDRNNNLLQKPVDTRTVTDWKEAVKGAYTGALSKKLTTNRGYCEHCKAIVWLNNSKCLNVHGRMISEIHDIKPVTSFQVVEYLLDDSLSITSSSDSDSDSEGGSVSRLWAYPKHLRNY, encoded by the exons ATGTCGTCAACCCCATTAGAGAGGTACCAAAAACTTGCCATAACAGATTCTCTATCTAAAAACTACAGATACCCAATTGCCTGCAAAGAACTAAGCTTCATTCTTAGAGAAGCTTTCAATCAATTCCCAAAGATTTTGCAATCCATCGTCTTCCAAGATACTCTCTCTGCCTTCCGTCTCCTCCCACA AATGCAGACTCAGAGTGCTGTTTCAGCAGTCCATTTACTCCTTCAAAGCGTAGAAGCGGCACTGCCGAAACAGAAAAGGAATATGGCTGTAACAGAATTTAAACAGGCAATGGTCGCTCATAAGAGGCGCTCTAAAGCTCACCAGGTACAGAAAG GTTCTCTCCAAATGCCACAAGATATTCTTATACACGTTTTCAGTTTTCTAGATATGCAATCATTGGTCTCGGCGGGGATAGTCTGCTG GTCATGGAACATGGCTGCAAATGATAACCGTCTGTGGGAGTTGCAGTATGTTGTGCTCTATAGTGGTGCTGATAAACAGCAACCTATGAGACTGGATGAAGACAGAAATAATAATCTTTTACAGAAACCTGTGGATACTAGAACGGTTACTGACTGGAAAGAGGCTGTTAAAGGAGCATACACCG GAGCATTATCCAAGAAATTAACAACCAACCGAGGATATTGTGAACACTGCAAAGCTATAGTTTGGTTAAACAACTCAAAATGCCTCAATGTACATGGAAGAATGATATCTGAAATTCATGATATCAAACCCGTAACGTCATTCCAG GTTGTGGAATATCTTCTAGATGATTCTCTATCCATAACATCTTCCTCAGACAGTGACAGCGATTCAGAAGGAGGATCGGTTTCTAGGTTATGGGCATATCCCAAGCATTTAAGAAATTACTAG
- the LOC101497517 gene encoding uncharacterized protein, translating to MEQKHVSALRVGLAKLVRVGGVPIPKSNEISEKQIVMELTNLAINGKDSQVTFDHFPYYLSENVKLFLTCAGYVHLRPRHLSKHMRNLPPASRAILLSGPAELYQQNLARALAHFFESKLLLLDITDFSLKMQNKYGCPTKEQYLKKSISEVTLEKASALFRCLSILPSMSPIRGTQLEQSSAIGNSINPPKLHKNASTVSDMKCTSRFCFDEKLFLRSLCKVLVSILKTGSVILYIKDVEKIFLRSPRMYSLFQKLLKKLSGSVLILGSGIYDSEGNNRIEVGKKLTMLFPCNIEIKPPQDETLLKIWKDQLEKAMKETRLIDNRNHMEEVLAAHNIDCDDLNSIGDTDIMLLGNCIEVIVASVICYHLMHNKHPEYKNGKLIISAKSLCHVLNLFQESKSNEKDNTKTKNTKIPKKGDARKDKPISKGTKKDTDIKAPAKENNVPHDDVFEEHIRQEVISANEIRVTFSDIGAVDDVKESLQEAVMLPLRRPELFKGGGLLKPCKGVLLFGPPGTGKTMLAKAIANEAGASFINVSPSTITAMWFGNGEKNVRALFSLAAKVAPTIIFIDEVDSLLGQRSNGQREHNSMRRLKNEFMSRWDGLLSNPDEKILVLAATNMPFDLDEAIIRRFQRRIMVGLPSAENRESILKTLLAKEKHENIDFKELSIMTKGYSGSDLKNLCMTAAYRPVMELIQQEKAKDVKKEAKVEISEDTSNAIEDKEDQVIVLRPLNMEDMRHAKNKVAASFSENGSMMNMLKKWNDLYGEGGSKQKEETLSYFI from the exons ATGGAACAGAAGCACGTTTCAGCATTGAGGGTTGGGTTGGCAAAATTGGTTCGGGTTGGTGGTGTTCCTATTCCTAAGTCTAATGAGATTTCTGAGAAACAGATTGTTATGGAGCTCACGAACCTTGCCATTAATGGCAAAGATAGTCAAGTCACATTTGATCACTTTCCTTATTACTTAAG TGAAAATGTCAAACTTTTTTTGACATGTGCTGGATATGTTCATTTAAGACCACGCCACTTATCCAAGCACATGAGGAATCTTCCGCCCGCAAGCCGAGCTATTTTGCTTTCTGGACCTGCAG aaCTTTATCAGCAAAATCTTGCTAGAGCTTTAGCACATTTCTTTGAATCGAAGTTACTGTTGCTAGATATTACCGACTTCTCTTTGAAG ATGCAGAACAAATACGGATGTCCTACAAAAGAACAG tatttaaaaaaGTCGATATCTGAGGTGACTCTGGAGAAAGCATCTGCTTTATTTAGGTGCCTGTCAATTCTCCCTTCAATGAGCCCAATTAGAG GTACTCAATTAGAACAAAGTAGTGCAATTGGAAATTCCATTAATCCTCCAAAGCTTCATAAGAATGCTTCTACTGTCTCTGATATGAAGTGCACAAGTCGCTTCTGTTTTGATGAAAAGCTTTTCTTACGTTCACTCTGCAAG GTCTTGGTTTCAATATTGAAAACTGGTTCTGTTATTTTATACATCAAGGATGTTGAGAAGATCTTTCTTCGATCGCCAAGGATGTACAGTTTGTTCCAAAAGCTATTAAAGAAACTCTCAGGATCAGTGTTAATACTCGGTTCTGGGATTTATGATTCAGAAGGTAACAATCGTATAGAAGTTGGTAAAAAACTCACTATGTTATTCCCTTGCAACATTGAGATAAAACCGCCTCAAGATGAGACTCTTCTCAAAATCTGGAAAGACCAACTAGAAAAGGCCATGAAAGAGACTCGGTTGATAGATAACAGAAACCACATGGAGGAAGTGCTTGCAGCCCACAACATTGACTGTGATGACTTGAACTCAATCGGTGATACTGACATAATGCTACTTGGTAATTGCATCGAAGTGATTGTGGCATCTGTAATTTGTTATCACTTGATGCATAACAAACATCCAGAATACAAAAACGGAAAGCTAATTATATCAGCCAAAAG TTTGTGCCATGTATTGAATTTGTTCCAGGAGAGTAAAAGCAATGAGAAGGATAATACGAAGACTAAAAACACTAAAATCCCAAAAAAG GGTGATGCCAGAAAAGATAAACCTATCTCAAAAGGGACAAAGAAAGACACTGATATTAAAGCTCCTGCAAAAGAAAAT AATGTTCCTCATGATGATGTCTTTGAGGAGCACATAAGACAAGAGGTTATCTCTGCAAATGAGATAAGGGTGACATTTTCAGATATTGGTGCAGTGGATGATGTTAAAGAATCACTTCAGGAAGCGGTTATGCTTCCCCTTAGAAGACCAGAACTATTCAAAGGTGGTGGGCTTTTGAAGCCTTGTAAAGGTGTATTGCTTTTCGGACCTCCTGGTACAGGGAAAACAATGCTTGCAAAGGCAATTGCAAATGAAGCTGGAGCAAGTTTCATCAATGTCTCACCGTCCACCATCACTGCAATGTGGTTTGGAAATGGTGAAAAAAATGTCCGGGCTCTTTTTTCGCTAGCGGCAAAGGTTGCCCCAACCATTATTTTCATTGATGAAGTTGATAGCTTGCTTGGGCAACGGTCTAATGGTCAACGTGAGCACAACTCAATGAGAAGACTTAAAAATGAATTCATGTCCCGCTGGGATGGACTATTGTCGAACCCTGATGAGAAAATTCTTGTTCTTGCTGCTACCAACATGCCATTTGACCTTGATGAAGCAATTATCAGACGGTTCCAGCGAAG GATCATGGTTGGTCTTCCGTCTGCAGAGAACAGGGAATCGATCTTGAAAACTCTTCTAGCTAAGGAAAAACATGAAAATATAGACTTCAAAGAACTTTCAATTATGACAAAAGGATATAGTGGAAGTGATCTTAAG AACTTGTGCATGACTGCAGCTTATCGCCCCGTCATGGAGCTAATACAACAGGAGAAGGCAAAAGATGTG AAAAAGGAGGCAAAAGTTGAAATCTCAGAAGATACTTCCAATGCTATAGAAGACAAAGAAGATCAAGTGATTGTCCTCAGGCCTTTAAACATGGAAGACATGAGACATGCAAAGAATAAG GTGGCTGCAAGTTTTTCTGAAAATGGATCAATGATGAACATGTTGAAGAAGTGGAATGATTTGTACGGTGAAGGAGGTTCAAAGCAGAAAGAGGAAACGCTAAGTTATTTCATTTAA
- the LOC101506955 gene encoding reticulon-like protein B1 isoform X2 has product MLLVHVLTYKPAGSSIIFLSQVQPRWIRVLVFCFKYPAADILLWRNKRCTGMALGAGTALWVFFELLEYHLITLVCHLMILSLGALFLWSNASVFIHKSPMQIPHVSVPQECVLEVASVLRVETNRVVTALREIGTGRDIKKFLSVVAGLWVISVVGSWFSFLTLFYLFFVSLFTLPLLYEKNEDQVDALAEKAMIEIKKQYAVLDAKVLSQIPIAGFKKD; this is encoded by the exons ATGCTATTAGTTCATGTTTTAACTTATAAACCAGCTGGGAGCTCTATCATTTTCCTTTCACAGGTTCAACCTCGATGGATTCGTGTCCTTGTATTTTGCTTCAAGTATCCAG CTGCTGATATTTTACTATGGAGGAACAAGAGATGCACGGGAATGGCACTTGGTGCTGGCACTGCCTTGTGGGTTTTCTTTGAGTTGCTGGAATACCACCTCATTACTCTTGTTTGCCATTTAATGATTTTGTCTCTTGGAGCCCTTTTCTTGTGGTCTAATGCATCTGTCTTTATCCACAA GTCTCCAATGCAAATCCCACATGTTTCAGTTCCTCAGGAATGTGTTCTTGAGGTTGCGTCTGTTCTGAGAGTTGAAACCAACCGAGTAGTCACTGCTTTAAGGGAAATTGGAACTGGGAGAGATATTAAGAAGTTTCTTTCC GTTGTTGCTGGATTGTGGGTTATCTCAGTTGTTGGGAGCTGGTTCAGTTTCTTGACATTGTTCTATTTAT TCTTTGTATCACTGTTCACATTGCCACTGCTATACGAGAAAAATGAAGACCAAGTCGATGCACTAGCTGAGAAGGCAATGATCGAGATCAAGAAACAGTATGCAGTTCTTGATGCTAAGGTTTTGAGCCAGATACCAATCGCGGGGTTCAAGAAGGATTAG